One window of the Chryseobacterium camelliae genome contains the following:
- a CDS encoding MarR family winged helix-turn-helix transcriptional regulator, with amino-acid sequence MNIIDESGILAISTRLQRLSEQLRKDGAMIYQSFDIDFEPKWFPVIFTLHHKKTMSVVEIANEIGYTHPSTISLLKELEKQKFIQSRKDKQDERRRLIILSPKGVQLVEKMQPVWELMSKVLGEIADNKNNLLQAIIEAEEKIAEQSFYQRALKTKKELN; translated from the coding sequence ATGAATATAATAGATGAATCCGGCATTCTGGCCATATCGACGAGGCTGCAGCGCCTTAGTGAGCAATTGAGGAAAGATGGAGCCATGATCTACCAGTCTTTTGATATTGATTTTGAACCGAAGTGGTTTCCTGTGATCTTTACTCTTCATCACAAAAAGACAATGAGTGTTGTGGAAATTGCCAACGAAATAGGATATACCCATCCATCTACCATCAGCCTGCTGAAAGAACTTGAAAAACAAAAGTTTATTCAATCCAGAAAAGACAAACAGGATGAGCGCAGAAGATTGATTATATTGTCTCCGAAAGGTGTCCAGCTGGTTGAAAAAATGCAGCCGGTCTGGGAACTCATGTCAAAAGTGCTTGGCGAAATTGCAGATAATAAAAATAACCTTTTACAAGCGATTATTGAAGCAGAAGAAAAAATAGCTGAACAGTCTTTTTATCAGAGAGCATTGAAAACAAAAAAAGAACTTAACTGA
- a CDS encoding helix-turn-helix domain-containing protein, whose protein sequence is MKKVINIMDVVKLDRIISGVKNRTDSHFDQKLKSYDQKTILEILEYQKKNGLNNSQLAQHFKLSRNTVTKWKKMFL, encoded by the coding sequence ATGAAAAAAGTCATCAATATCATGGATGTTGTCAAACTTGACCGGATCATCAGCGGTGTAAAAAACAGGACTGATTCTCATTTCGACCAGAAACTTAAATCTTATGATCAGAAGACTATTTTAGAAATCCTGGAGTACCAGAAAAAGAACGGCCTGAACAACAGCCAGCTGGCCCAGCATTTTAAGCTGAGCCGGAATACTGTAACAAAATGGAAAAAAATGTTTTTATAA
- a CDS encoding transposase, translating into MNFKNIHIGNLIEKKVAEKEIEISRICKFLCCEEDQISQMYKTPSLDTELLLRWSKLLEYDFFRLYTQHMILYAPPASDENKSALNKLSSLPVFRKNIYTKEIVDFILELITTGEKTIPEIILQYRIPRTTIYKWISKHHKKN; encoded by the coding sequence ATGAATTTTAAGAACATCCATATCGGAAACCTGATTGAAAAAAAAGTTGCTGAAAAAGAAATAGAAATATCCCGTATTTGCAAATTCCTCTGCTGTGAGGAAGATCAGATCTCTCAAATGTATAAGACACCATCGCTGGATACCGAGCTTCTCCTGCGCTGGAGCAAACTTCTGGAATATGATTTTTTCCGGCTGTATACCCAGCATATGATCCTTTATGCACCTCCGGCCTCAGATGAAAACAAGTCTGCCCTCAACAAACTTTCCAGCCTTCCGGTCTTCAGAAAGAATATCTATACCAAGGAAATTGTTGATTTCATCCTGGAACTCATCACAACCGGTGAGAAAACCATACCTGAAATCATACTACAGTACAGAATTCCCCGCACCACCATTTATAAATGGATCAGTAAACACCATAAAAAGAACTGA
- a CDS encoding C40 family peptidase, producing MELRWSNRKLAIQHLSILMIASVLAVSCGSSKNMPVKRKKVTVNVPRSEELRALNSDFSGTIPKSVAELLKDAEKYLGAPYKFGGDTSSGFDCSGLALKVFEENDYKLPRRSADQAETGKQIDIRDVKPGDLLFFATAGGSRVSHVGIVHDIGRDGEIKFIHSSTSKGVIISSLNEKYWNKAYLHAQRVL from the coding sequence ATGGAATTGAGATGGAGCAACAGAAAATTGGCCATACAGCACCTAAGCATTCTGATGATTGCATCTGTACTGGCTGTTTCATGCGGGAGTTCTAAAAATATGCCCGTAAAAAGAAAAAAAGTAACGGTAAACGTACCGAGGTCGGAAGAACTGAGGGCTTTAAATTCGGATTTCAGCGGTACCATTCCCAAGTCCGTTGCCGAACTGCTGAAAGATGCGGAAAAGTACCTTGGTGCTCCCTATAAATTCGGAGGCGATACGTCCTCAGGATTCGACTGCTCCGGACTCGCCCTTAAAGTTTTTGAAGAAAATGATTACAAGCTTCCAAGAAGGTCGGCAGACCAGGCAGAAACCGGAAAGCAAATCGATATCCGTGATGTAAAGCCCGGAGATCTGCTGTTTTTTGCTACCGCCGGAGGAAGCAGGGTTTCCCATGTAGGCATCGTCCATGATATCGGAAGAGACGGGGAAATAAAATTCATTCATTCTTCCACCAGCAAAGGGGTTATTATCTCTTCTTTAAACGAAAAATATTGGAATAAGGCCTATCTGCATGCCCAGAGGGTTCTGTAG
- a CDS encoding 2,3,4,5-tetrahydropyridine-2,6-dicarboxylate N-succinyltransferase: protein MSLQQTIENIWDNRDLLQNEDSQKAIREVIALVDKGELRTAEPTGNGWQVNEWVKKAVVMYFPIQKMETIEVGPFEFHDKMPLKRNYAEKGVRVVPHAVAREGAYIAPGVIMMPSYVNIGAYVDSGTMVDTWATVGSCAQIGKNVHLSGGVGIGGVLEPLQAAPVIIEDDCFIGSRCIVVEGVHVEKEAVLGANVVLTASTKIIDVTGDEPVEIKGRVPARSVVIPGSYTKQYPAGEYQVPCALIIGQRKESTDKKTSLNDALRENNVAV from the coding sequence ATGTCGTTACAACAAACAATTGAAAATATCTGGGACAACAGGGACCTATTACAGAATGAAGACAGCCAGAAAGCCATCAGGGAAGTTATTGCTCTGGTTGACAAAGGAGAACTTCGTACGGCTGAACCTACAGGGAACGGATGGCAGGTGAATGAGTGGGTGAAAAAAGCAGTCGTCATGTATTTCCCGATCCAGAAGATGGAAACGATAGAGGTAGGCCCTTTTGAATTCCATGACAAAATGCCTCTGAAGAGGAACTATGCAGAAAAGGGAGTAAGAGTTGTGCCGCATGCAGTAGCCAGGGAAGGTGCATACATTGCCCCGGGAGTAATCATGATGCCTTCTTATGTAAATATCGGTGCTTATGTAGATTCCGGAACGATGGTAGATACCTGGGCAACCGTAGGAAGCTGTGCACAGATCGGCAAAAACGTTCACCTGAGCGGTGGCGTTGGAATCGGTGGTGTCCTTGAACCTTTACAGGCTGCTCCGGTAATTATTGAAGATGACTGTTTCATTGGTTCAAGATGTATTGTGGTAGAGGGGGTACATGTAGAAAAAGAAGCGGTTTTGGGAGCGAATGTGGTTCTTACCGCATCTACGAAAATCATCGATGTAACCGGTGATGAACCAGTTGAAATCAAGGGAAGGGTTCCGGCCCGTTCCGTAGTGATCCCGGGAAGCTATACCAAACAGTATCCTGCCGGAGAATACCAGGTGCCTTGCGCGCTGATCATCGGACAAAGAAAAGAGTCTACGGATAAAAAGACTTCTCTGAATGACGCTTTGAGAGAGAATAATGTAGCGGTTTAA
- a CDS encoding glycosyltransferase family 87 protein, which yields MKEKLLKIILNPKYIFGVYLIISVVTAISKYFRGDYAINNYLIFKNVFLNTLQQKNLFIHYPDLYFDLNHYGVFFSLLIAPFAVMPDWLGISLWNLANTFIFVYAIHRLPLSDPKKALFALFCLQEYITAALSLQFNIALTGLLMLSAILIYERKEVQSVTAILVGVFVKIYGIVGLSQFFFIKNKIRFIVAGLVIAVLFFVLPMVYSSPQFVIQSYADWFQSIIEKNNENQVLGNMQDISLMGFFRRILGDASISNLVFLAFGLPLFAAPYIRISQYKHYAFQLMILASTLLFLVLFSSSSESPTYIIAVTGVMIWFFLQKKRSPWIIALLVFVIIFTCFSTSDLFPKNIRLNYIKKYSLKAVPCIIVWLRVMYELLTKDFEKNYSLNT from the coding sequence TTGAAAGAGAAATTGTTAAAAATAATCCTAAACCCTAAATATATATTTGGGGTTTATCTTATTATATCGGTGGTTACCGCTATTTCCAAATATTTCAGGGGAGATTATGCCATCAATAACTACCTGATATTTAAGAATGTTTTTCTGAACACTCTGCAACAGAAAAACCTGTTCATCCACTATCCGGACCTGTACTTTGACCTGAACCATTACGGTGTTTTTTTCAGCCTGCTGATTGCACCGTTTGCAGTGATGCCGGACTGGTTGGGAATCTCTCTCTGGAACCTGGCCAATACGTTTATCTTTGTCTATGCCATCCACAGGCTGCCGCTTTCCGATCCGAAAAAAGCTCTGTTTGCCTTGTTTTGCCTCCAGGAATACATTACGGCGGCATTAAGCCTGCAGTTCAATATAGCGCTTACCGGCCTGCTCATGCTTTCCGCAATCTTGATCTATGAAAGAAAAGAGGTACAGTCGGTTACAGCAATCCTGGTCGGCGTATTCGTTAAAATTTACGGGATTGTGGGGCTGTCACAGTTCTTCTTCATTAAAAATAAAATCAGGTTTATCGTAGCCGGGCTGGTGATTGCCGTGTTGTTTTTTGTGTTGCCGATGGTATACTCAAGCCCGCAGTTTGTCATTCAGAGCTATGCAGACTGGTTTCAGTCCATCATTGAAAAAAACAATGAAAACCAGGTTTTAGGCAATATGCAGGATATTTCTCTGATGGGCTTTTTCAGGAGGATCTTGGGGGATGCTTCTATTTCCAATCTGGTATTCCTGGCTTTTGGGCTGCCGCTTTTCGCTGCTCCGTACATACGGATCAGCCAGTACAAGCACTATGCATTCCAGCTGATGATTCTGGCTTCAACACTGTTGTTCCTGGTCCTTTTCAGCTCAAGTTCCGAGTCTCCGACGTATATCATCGCCGTAACGGGCGTAATGATCTGGTTTTTCCTTCAGAAGAAACGGAGCCCATGGATTATAGCCCTGCTTGTTTTTGTGATTATTTTCACCTGTTTTTCCACCTCAGACCTGTTTCCGAAAAATATCAGGCTGAATTATATCAAAAAATATTCTTTAAAAGCTGTACCTTGCATTATCGTTTGGCTGAGGGTTATGTATGAGCTCCTCACCAAAGATTTTGAAAAAAACTACAGTCTGAACACATAA
- a CDS encoding glycosyltransferase family 2 protein produces the protein MKKISIVIPAYNEEGNVAMIHRKIQDVFSGLRNYDFEIIFVNDGSRDNTQEQLEELSQQHHSEVKFIEFSRNFGHQPAVKAGMDHAHGNAVISMDGDLQHPPELIPEMIRKWEEGYDVVYTIRTYPKQISYFKRKTSDFFYKILSGLSDVDLTKGGGSDFRLLDANAVEVMRSFNEDDLFLRGLTSWMGFKQTGIEFTANERLSGQSSYNLKKMITFAFTGITAFSVKPLYIAAYLGFLFSGISVIGYVLYVIYSFVARTEISGWASLIMTIVFFGGLQLIILGIIGIYLGKIFKQVKDRPNYIIKNKNF, from the coding sequence ATGAAGAAAATTTCCATCGTTATTCCTGCCTACAACGAAGAGGGAAATGTTGCCATGATCCACCGGAAAATACAGGATGTATTTTCGGGGCTCAGGAATTATGATTTTGAAATCATATTCGTTAACGACGGCAGCCGGGATAATACACAGGAACAGTTGGAAGAACTTTCACAGCAGCATCATTCTGAGGTGAAGTTCATAGAATTTTCAAGGAATTTCGGGCATCAGCCGGCGGTAAAAGCAGGGATGGACCATGCTCACGGAAACGCTGTCATTTCTATGGACGGTGACCTTCAGCATCCGCCGGAACTCATTCCGGAAATGATCAGGAAATGGGAAGAAGGTTATGATGTAGTCTATACCATAAGGACGTATCCTAAACAGATTTCTTATTTCAAGAGAAAGACCTCCGATTTCTTCTATAAAATCCTGTCCGGATTATCTGATGTTGACCTGACCAAAGGCGGCGGTTCTGACTTCAGGCTACTGGATGCCAACGCGGTAGAAGTGATGAGGAGCTTCAATGAAGACGATTTGTTTTTAAGAGGGCTCACCAGCTGGATGGGCTTTAAACAGACCGGAATTGAATTTACTGCTAATGAACGGCTTTCCGGACAGAGCAGTTACAACCTTAAAAAAATGATCACCTTTGCCTTTACAGGGATTACGGCCTTCAGTGTCAAACCTTTGTATATTGCAGCCTATCTTGGGTTTCTTTTTTCCGGGATCTCCGTGATCGGATACGTGCTGTATGTCATCTATTCCTTTGTTGCCAGGACAGAAATTTCCGGTTGGGCCTCATTGATTATGACCATCGTTTTCTTTGGCGGATTACAGCTGATTATTTTGGGGATTATCGGAATCTATTTGGGAAAAATATTCAAACAGGTAAAAGACCGCCCGAATTACATCATCAAAAACAAAAATTTTTAA
- a CDS encoding polysaccharide deacetylase family protein gives MVLLSFDIEEFDMPLEYQGEIPFGKQISVSQTGLERILDLLKKHQVKATFFSTVVFAEHSRPLIERLLKEGHELASHTWFHSEFEEKHLKESKDRLEELFSTRVTGLRMPRMMPVSKNAVEEAGYSYNSSINPTFLPGRYNNLNVSRTYFKEGNVTQVPASVSPNFRIPLFWLSFHNFPLSFYKKLAADTLKKDRYLNVYFHPWEFAEIKDKAYKLPGFTVKHSGREMVERFEEFIIWLKQKSHAFGTFQEFQKQIGS, from the coding sequence ATGGTTTTATTGAGTTTTGACATCGAAGAATTTGATATGCCATTGGAATATCAGGGTGAAATTCCCTTCGGAAAACAGATTTCCGTTTCTCAGACCGGCCTTGAAAGGATTTTAGACCTCCTTAAAAAACACCAGGTAAAAGCTACGTTCTTTTCAACCGTGGTTTTCGCAGAACACAGCAGGCCGCTTATTGAACGATTGCTGAAGGAAGGGCACGAACTGGCCTCTCATACCTGGTTCCATTCCGAATTTGAGGAAAAGCATCTGAAAGAGTCTAAAGATAGGCTGGAAGAACTGTTTTCTACACGGGTAACCGGTTTAAGGATGCCCCGGATGATGCCGGTGAGCAAAAATGCAGTGGAAGAAGCGGGCTATTCCTACAATTCATCCATAAATCCTACATTCCTGCCGGGAAGGTATAATAATTTAAACGTTTCAAGAACCTATTTCAAAGAAGGAAATGTTACCCAGGTTCCCGCTTCGGTTTCCCCGAATTTCAGGATTCCGCTTTTCTGGCTGAGTTTCCATAATTTCCCGTTATCATTTTATAAAAAGCTGGCTGCAGATACCCTTAAAAAGGATCGTTATCTCAATGTCTATTTCCATCCGTGGGAATTTGCTGAAATCAAAGACAAAGCGTATAAACTGCCGGGATTTACGGTTAAACATTCAGGCAGGGAAATGGTAGAACGATTTGAGGAATTTATCATATGGCTTAAACAGAAGAGCCATGCCTTCGGGACTTTTCAGGAATTTCAAAAACAGATCGGATCATGA
- a CDS encoding glycosyltransferase family 4 protein — protein MKIAYDAKRFFHNSSGLGNYSRDLVRILARYFPENEYLLLNKNKSERGKDILHQPNVRFVETSKGSLSRQLKMGKDAQDQHADIFHGLSGELPLQWNSRPIKKVVTIHDLIFLRYPQYYSFFDRKIHLWKFKKAANAADRIIAISEQTKQDIIQFLKVPEHKIDVVYQGCHQAFKEQQSGEFIQSVRSKYSLPERFILNVGTIEERKNLLSIIKSIKDSSIPLVVVGRKTKYAAKAEAFIRKNKMEQQVCFLEGVSMDELAVLYKLADIFVYPSFFEGFGIPVIEALFSKTVVVTSSTSCLPEAGGPDSVYIDPGNELDLKAKITFLWNSEAERERRADKGFEFVQKFNDRPIAGQLMSLYQKIL, from the coding sequence ATGAAGATAGCATACGATGCCAAGAGGTTCTTTCATAACAGTTCAGGGCTGGGAAATTATTCCCGCGACCTGGTCCGTATACTGGCCCGGTATTTCCCTGAAAACGAATACCTGCTCCTCAATAAAAACAAATCTGAAAGAGGTAAAGACATCCTTCATCAGCCTAATGTCCGGTTCGTTGAAACTTCAAAAGGAAGCTTATCAAGACAGCTTAAAATGGGGAAGGATGCCCAGGACCAGCATGCGGATATCTTCCATGGACTGTCCGGTGAGCTGCCGTTACAGTGGAACAGCAGGCCCATCAAAAAAGTAGTGACCATCCATGACCTGATCTTCCTGCGTTATCCCCAGTATTACTCGTTTTTCGACCGTAAGATCCATTTATGGAAGTTTAAGAAAGCAGCGAATGCGGCAGACAGGATCATTGCGATTTCCGAGCAGACGAAACAGGATATCATTCAGTTTTTAAAAGTTCCTGAACATAAAATCGACGTGGTGTACCAGGGCTGCCATCAGGCATTCAAGGAGCAGCAGTCCGGTGAATTCATCCAATCCGTTAGAAGCAAATACAGCCTTCCTGAAAGGTTCATCCTGAATGTGGGCACTATTGAAGAGCGCAAAAACCTGCTCAGCATTATTAAAAGCATCAAAGATTCGTCAATCCCGCTGGTCGTGGTTGGCAGGAAGACAAAATATGCCGCAAAAGCAGAAGCTTTTATCCGCAAAAACAAAATGGAGCAGCAGGTCTGTTTCCTGGAAGGCGTATCAATGGATGAACTGGCAGTCCTGTATAAGCTTGCGGATATTTTCGTATATCCCAGCTTTTTCGAAGGCTTCGGGATTCCTGTGATAGAAGCGCTGTTCTCAAAAACCGTGGTAGTTACCAGCAGTACCAGCTGCCTTCCCGAGGCAGGCGGTCCGGATTCTGTCTACATTGATCCCGGAAATGAACTGGATCTCAAAGCGAAAATCACTTTTTTATGGAACAGCGAGGCTGAGCGTGAACGCCGTGCTGATAAGGGTTTTGAGTTCGTCCAGAAATTCAATGACCGGCCGATTGCCGGACAGCTCATGAGCCTGTATCAGAAAATACTGTAA
- the hisG gene encoding ATP phosphoribosyltransferase, with the protein MSILKIAIQKSGRLYEDSLQLLRDCGIDTNNGKDQLKVSVNNFPMEIMYLRNSDIPQYLEDGVVDVAIVGENLLAEKQRNNSVVQKLGFSKCRVSLAVPKEVDTDELGYFQGKKIATSYPNTLKRFLDEQGITADIHVISGSVEIAPNIGLADGICDIVSSGSTLFKNGLRETLTLLQSEAVLAKNTRLDNEKEVILEKFLFRIRAVLKAKNSKYILMNVPDGKIAEISSVLPVLKSPTVIPLAEKGWSSIHSVIDEDRFWDVIDELKENGAQDILIIPIDKMVI; encoded by the coding sequence ATGAGTATATTAAAAATTGCCATTCAGAAAAGCGGCCGCCTGTACGAGGACTCGCTCCAGCTTCTCCGGGACTGCGGCATTGATACCAATAACGGAAAAGACCAGCTGAAGGTTTCCGTAAACAATTTCCCGATGGAAATCATGTACCTGCGCAACTCGGATATTCCGCAATACCTGGAAGACGGTGTGGTGGATGTGGCTATTGTAGGCGAAAACCTGTTGGCCGAGAAGCAGAGAAACAACAGCGTTGTCCAGAAACTGGGATTTTCAAAATGCCGCGTGTCATTAGCCGTTCCTAAAGAGGTGGACACTGATGAACTGGGCTATTTCCAGGGAAAGAAAATTGCAACCTCTTATCCCAATACCTTAAAAAGATTTCTGGATGAACAGGGAATTACCGCTGATATCCACGTCATTTCCGGATCCGTGGAGATTGCCCCGAATATCGGACTGGCAGACGGGATCTGTGATATCGTCAGCTCAGGAAGCACCCTTTTTAAAAACGGATTAAGGGAAACTCTTACACTGTTACAGTCTGAAGCCGTCCTGGCGAAAAATACCCGTCTGGACAATGAAAAAGAAGTGATCCTTGAAAAATTCCTTTTCAGGATCAGAGCTGTTCTGAAAGCAAAAAATTCAAAATATATCCTGATGAATGTACCGGATGGTAAAATCGCAGAAATTTCCTCTGTGCTTCCGGTCCTGAAAAGCCCAACGGTAATTCCCCTGGCTGAAAAGGGCTGGAGCAGCATCCATTCTGTTATTGATGAAGACCGGTTCTGGGATGTTATTGACGAACTCAAAGAAAATGGAGCCCAGGATATTTTAATCATTCCAATCGATAAAATGGTGATCTAA
- the hisD gene encoding histidinol dehydrogenase, with translation MKTYRYPEKSAWKTMTRRPVIQREELSDLVQDIFEQVQRDGDQALVEFSRKFDRASLETVAVSEAEIKAAEKTVSKELKAAIIQAKDNITRFHAAQQNRIEKIETTAGVVCWRESRAIEKVGIYIPGGTAPLFSTVLMLAIPAQLAGCSKIILCTPPDQDGNINPAILYAAQLCGVSQVFKAGGAQAVAAMTFGTESIPSVNKIFGPGNQYVVAAKEYAQRFGVAMDMPAGPSEVLVIADESAIPEFCAADLLSQAEHGSDSQVVFITTDEQIFNRTIEETEKQLKALPRNELAAQALANSHFIILNSIEEALEFSNLYAPEHLILAINNFEYYISKIENAGSVFLGNYSCESAGDYASGTNHTLPTNGFASNYSGVSLDSFVKKITFQHLTEEGLNNLGPTIELMAEAEELMAHKNAVTIRLKS, from the coding sequence ATGAAAACATACCGATACCCGGAAAAATCAGCATGGAAAACCATGACCCGACGTCCCGTTATCCAAAGGGAAGAACTCTCGGATCTTGTTCAGGATATCTTTGAGCAGGTACAGCGCGACGGTGATCAGGCTCTAGTTGAATTCAGCCGGAAATTTGACCGTGCCAGCCTTGAAACCGTGGCTGTTTCAGAAGCTGAAATCAAAGCCGCTGAAAAGACAGTAAGTAAGGAATTGAAAGCCGCTATTATACAGGCTAAAGACAATATTACACGCTTCCATGCAGCACAGCAAAATAGGATTGAAAAAATTGAAACTACTGCAGGAGTCGTATGCTGGAGGGAAAGCCGGGCGATTGAAAAAGTAGGCATCTATATTCCCGGCGGCACGGCACCCCTTTTCTCTACGGTTTTAATGCTGGCCATTCCGGCACAGCTTGCCGGATGCAGTAAGATTATCCTTTGTACACCGCCTGATCAGGATGGAAATATCAATCCTGCCATCCTGTATGCCGCTCAGCTTTGCGGAGTCAGCCAGGTTTTTAAAGCAGGCGGAGCTCAGGCTGTTGCTGCGATGACTTTCGGAACAGAAAGCATTCCTTCGGTAAACAAGATCTTCGGGCCCGGTAACCAATACGTAGTCGCAGCCAAAGAATACGCCCAGCGTTTCGGTGTTGCTATGGATATGCCGGCAGGTCCCAGCGAAGTGCTCGTGATAGCTGATGAAAGCGCCATTCCTGAATTCTGTGCGGCTGACCTTCTTTCCCAGGCGGAACACGGCAGCGACAGTCAGGTCGTATTCATCACCACGGATGAGCAAATCTTTAACAGAACAATAGAAGAAACGGAAAAGCAGCTGAAAGCACTTCCCAGAAATGAACTCGCGGCACAAGCCTTGGCAAACAGCCACTTTATTATACTGAACAGCATTGAAGAAGCCCTGGAATTCAGCAACCTGTATGCTCCCGAACACCTTATTCTGGCTATAAATAATTTTGAATATTATATATCTAAGATTGAGAATGCCGGTTCGGTATTCCTCGGGAATTACTCCTGCGAAAGTGCCGGAGATTATGCCAGCGGAACCAATCATACACTTCCAACCAATGGGTTTGCCAGTAATTACAGCGGCGTTTCGCTCGACAGTTTCGTGAAAAAAATCACTTTTCAGCACCTTACGGAAGAAGGACTGAACAACCTGGGACCAACCATAGAGCTGATGGCAGAAGCCGAAGAGCTGATGGCCCACAAAAATGCCGTAACCATCCGTTTAAAATCATGA
- the hisC gene encoding histidinol-phosphate transaminase, which produces MTTFTINNLVRENILQLQPYISYRDQKSPENAVLLDANESPFGTCNRYPDSTQSKLKNKLAEYKNIAQQCIAVGNGSDELIDLIIKIFCEPKKDAILVMNPSFAMYGFYAAINENEVIRLNLDRNFEIRKEDFIAATEKTVSKVFFICSPNNPTGNSVDDLEFFIRNYNGIVVVDEAYIEFSERKSALRLLGKYPNLIVLQTFSKAWGMAGARVGVAYASEEIITLINTVKAPYNVNSISQELIITMLEDESLFNKNLRSILDEKEWLKRELMNLECIDTVYPTDANFFLIRFNNAETIYRALLTENIFTSKRAPQIPQCIRINVGSREENQKLINVLKNVKS; this is translated from the coding sequence ATGACAACATTTACCATCAACAATTTAGTGCGGGAAAATATCCTCCAGCTTCAGCCTTACATAAGCTACAGAGATCAGAAATCCCCTGAAAACGCAGTTTTGCTGGATGCCAATGAAAGCCCGTTCGGTACCTGTAACCGCTACCCGGATTCTACCCAGAGCAAGCTTAAGAACAAACTGGCTGAATACAAAAATATAGCTCAGCAATGTATTGCCGTTGGGAACGGCAGTGACGAACTGATCGACCTGATCATCAAAATTTTCTGTGAGCCTAAAAAAGATGCGATTCTGGTGATGAATCCTTCTTTTGCCATGTACGGGTTTTATGCTGCCATCAATGAAAACGAAGTCATCAGGCTGAACCTTGATCGTAACTTTGAAATACGAAAAGAAGATTTCATTGCAGCAACAGAAAAGACTGTTTCAAAAGTATTTTTTATCTGTTCGCCTAACAATCCTACAGGAAACAGTGTGGATGACCTGGAATTTTTCATCCGGAACTATAACGGTATTGTCGTGGTGGACGAAGCATACATCGAATTTTCCGAAAGAAAATCTGCTTTGCGGCTCCTGGGAAAATATCCTAACCTGATCGTGCTGCAGACGTTTTCAAAAGCCTGGGGAATGGCCGGAGCCAGGGTAGGCGTTGCCTATGCTTCCGAAGAAATTATTACCCTCATCAATACCGTCAAGGCTCCGTATAATGTTAACAGCATCAGCCAGGAACTGATCATCACCATGCTTGAGGATGAAAGCCTTTTTAATAAAAATCTGAGAAGTATCCTTGATGAAAAAGAATGGTTGAAAAGGGAATTAATGAATTTGGAATGCATTGATACCGTATATCCTACCGATGCCAATTTTTTCCTGATCCGATTCAATAATGCGGAAACCATCTACCGGGCATTGCTTACTGAAAATATTTTCACCAGCAAAAGGGCACCGCAGATCCCGCAATGCATACGCATCAATGTCGGCAGCAGGGAAGAAAACCAAAAGCTTATCAATGTTTTAAAAAATGTGAAGTCATGA